In the Acidobacteriota bacterium genome, GCGAAGCGCAGGACATCACCGAAGTTGACCGCAACCGACACAACTCCCACCGTCACCCTCGCTTTTTGCCCGATGGAATCCATTTTCTGTATCTGGCTCGGGGCCTGAACTTCACGGAAAGCGCTGTCATGGTTGGCTCGCTCGACGGCGGAGCCAATAGAGAGCTCATGCGCAGCGGTGTGCAGGCCGAGTACGCCGCAGGCCACATTTTCTTCGCTCGCAATCAGACGTTGATGGTCCAGCCTTTCGACGCCGACACACTCGAGCTCGCGGGGGAAGCCAAACCGGTGGCCGAAGAGGCGTTGACCATCCCGGCCGCCGCGTTCGGGGCCTACTCGGTGTCGCCGGCAGGTCTCCTGAGCTACCACGCGGGCGCAATCGAGGCCGAGGTGGCGCCGATGTGGCACGATCGCACGGGGCGCGAGATTGAACAGCTTGGAGAGTTGGCGGCGTACAACACGGTCGCGCTCGCGCCGGACGACAAGAGCGCTGCATTCACGATCACGCCGGAGACCAGCGGTGCCATCGACATCTGGATCTATGATCTGGTCCGCGATCTCAAAACCCGTTTCACATTCGACGAAGCAACCGATTACCTCCCGATTTGGGCGCCCGACGGACAGAGCATCGCGTTCGGCTCGGATCGCAGCGGTATCCAGAAAATCTACCGGAAGGGTGTCGGTGGTGTGCAGGAAGCCGAAGTCATGGTGGAGGCTGACAGTGACCTCACTCCGAGGGGTTGGTCTCCGGATGGGCATTGGCTGGTTTATGAGAAATATGACGAGGAGACCAACTCGGACATCTGGGCCGTGCCGACAGAAGGCGATGGAGAGCCTCGGCGGCTACTGGCGAAACGTGGAGTTGACGTTGCCGGGGGTATCTCTCCCGACGGTCGCTGGCTGTCGTACTTCTCCGATGAGTCGGGACGCTTCGAGGTCTACGTGACCCCGTTTCCGGATGCCGGCCGCCGGTGGCAGGCCTCCACCGACAGCGGATTGTTCCCGTTTTGGTGTGATGACGGCCGGCAGCTCGTCTACCAACGGATCGACGGCCGGCTGATGTCGGTGGAGGTCGAGCTCGGAGACGACACGGTGCGGTTCGGCGTCACGACAGAGCTGTTCGATATCGCTCCGCCGGACGCTCTCGGGCCCGCCTTTGCTCCCTCGAATGATGGTGATCGGATTCTGGTCGTTCCGAAGGGCGAGACTTCCGGCCCGACGCTTCTGAACCTGATCGTCGGATGGCCGCAAATCTTGGAGGAAAAATGATGGAGAGATCCGAAGTCGATCAGCGATGCATCGACCTCTACGACGAGTTCACCCACGGCACGATGAGCCGGCGCCAGTTCATGGAACGGCTGGCAAAGCTCGCCGGAGGTGCGACTGCGGCAGCGGCCCTGGTACCCGTCCTGCAGAACAACTATGCCGAGGCCGGGATCGTGCCCGAGGACGACCAGCGTCTGGTGACCGAGACTCTGACCTATGAGGCCGACGGCACCACGATGACGGGCTACCTGGCGCGGTTGAAGGGCGGTGAGAAACGCTCGGCGGTGATCGTCATCCACGAGAACCGCGGTCTCAACCCGCACATCAAGGATGTGGCTCGGCGGATGGCTCTGGAGGGATTCCTCGCATTCGCGCCAGATGCGTTGGCACCGGTAGGTGGCACGCCTGCCGACGAGGACAGAGCACGCGAGATGATCTACGAATTGGACCCGGACGCGACGCTTGCCCGATTGGCGGCTGCGGTGCCCTTTCTCGCCGCCCACCCGTTGTGCACCGGCAAGGTGGCCGTGGTCGGCTTCTGCTGGGGTGGCGGCATGGCCAACCGGCTGGCCGCCGCCGGGACGTCGCTCGACGCTTCAGTGCCCTACTACGGACGCCAACTTCCGGCCGACGAGGTACCGATGATCTCTGCGCCGCTGTGCCTCCAGTACGCGGGTCTGGACACACGCATCAACGCCGGGATCGACGATTACGTGGCGGCGCTGCAGGCAAACGGTAAGATCTTCGAGATCCACATCTACGAAGGCGTCAACCACGCCTTCAACAACGACACGAATGAAGCTCGCTACGACAACGAAGCGGCGGATCTCGCATGGGGCCGCACGGTCGAGTTCCTGAAGAGGTATCTGGCGAAATGAACCTGGCTGCGGGAACGATCCTCGGGAACTACCGCATCACAGGCGAGCTCGGTGCCGGCGGCATGGGCGAGGTGTGGCTCGCCGAGGACACCAAGCTCGGGCGCGAGTTGGCGCTCAAAGTTTTGCCGGACGAATTCGCGAAAGACGCCGAGAGGATGGCAAGGTTCGAGCGGGAAGCGAAAGTATTGGCATCGCTGAATCATCCGAATATTGCGACGCTGTACGGGTTGGAAACTGTATCGAGTACGGACGCCGGGGAAACGACCTTCCTCGCAATGGAGCTGGTAGAGGGGGAGGATCTTTCGGAGCGGATCGAGCGGGGCCCGATTCCGATTGACGAGGCGATCCCGATTGTGGCGCAGATTGCCGAGGCGCTGGAGGCGGCGCACGAGCAGGGTATCGTCCATCGCGACCTCAAGCCGGCAAACATCAAGCTGCGGTCTGATGGCACGGTCAAGGTGCTCGACTTCGGGCTGGCCAAGGCGTGGGAGGACAAAGGAGCAGACTCGAGCCTCTCGATGTCACCGACCCTGACCGCACACGCGACCGCCGCCGGGGTCATTCTCGGCACCGCTGCCTATATGTCCCCCGAACAGGCGAGGGGGAAGAAGGTCGATCGCCGAACCGACATCTGGTCCTTCGGGGTTGTCCTATGGGAGATGCTGACTGGCCACAAGCTGTTCGAGGGAGAGACCGTGTCGGATGTACTCGCAGCAGTACTGACCCGGGATTACGATCTCGATGCGCTGCCAGCGAACACGACGTTGCCGGTCAAGCGGCTCCTGTCGAGGTGTTTGACTCGGGACCCCAAAACACGGTTGCAGTGGATCGGCGATGCCCGGCTCGACCTGATCGACGGGGCGAGTGAAGAGACCATCCTTGGTAAGGCGGCCACCACCGAAACGCACGGTCGTAACCTTCCATGGCTCGCAGCGGCTGTGCTCGCGGTCGTGGCCGTCGTGGCAACGGTGGTTGCCCTGAGGAACCCTGCCCCCACGGAGCGAAGTTTTCGCTTCTCGATTTCGCCCCCGGAAGGTTCGCTGTTCCATCTCGACGGGCTCGGTCCAGGTCCCGTTGCCCTGTCGCCTGACGGAGATCGAATGGCGTTTTCTCTCCGCAACGAAGCTGATGTCGTTCGCGTGTGCGTCCGCCGCCTCGACACGCTGGACATCCAATGCCTGGAGGGTACCGAAGGAGCGCAGTATCCCTTCTGGTCGCCCGACGGAACGATGGTCGGCTTTTTTACCCGCAACGATGCGACCCTCAAGATCATCCCGGTGGACGGCGGAACGGCGAAAGCATTGGCGTCCTCGCGCAACGGCAAGGGCGGGACGTGGAATTCAGATGGCGTGATCGTGTACACGCCGGATTCCAACACACCGCTGTTTGCAG is a window encoding:
- a CDS encoding dienelactone hydrolase family protein gives rise to the protein MERSEVDQRCIDLYDEFTHGTMSRRQFMERLAKLAGGATAAAALVPVLQNNYAEAGIVPEDDQRLVTETLTYEADGTTMTGYLARLKGGEKRSAVIVIHENRGLNPHIKDVARRMALEGFLAFAPDALAPVGGTPADEDRAREMIYELDPDATLARLAAAVPFLAAHPLCTGKVAVVGFCWGGGMANRLAAAGTSLDASVPYYGRQLPADEVPMISAPLCLQYAGLDTRINAGIDDYVAALQANGKIFEIHIYEGVNHAFNNDTNEARYDNEAADLAWGRTVEFLKRYLAK
- a CDS encoding protein kinase, whose translation is MNLAAGTILGNYRITGELGAGGMGEVWLAEDTKLGRELALKVLPDEFAKDAERMARFEREAKVLASLNHPNIATLYGLETVSSTDAGETTFLAMELVEGEDLSERIERGPIPIDEAIPIVAQIAEALEAAHEQGIVHRDLKPANIKLRSDGTVKVLDFGLAKAWEDKGADSSLSMSPTLTAHATAAGVILGTAAYMSPEQARGKKVDRRTDIWSFGVVLWEMLTGHKLFEGETVSDVLAAVLTRDYDLDALPANTTLPVKRLLSRCLTRDPKTRLQWIGDARLDLIDGASEETILGKAATTETHGRNLPWLAAAVLAVVAVVATVVALRNPAPTERSFRFSISPPEGSLFHLDGLGPGPVALSPDGDRMAFSLRNEADVVRVCVRRLDTLDIQCLEGTEGAQYPFWSPDGTMVGFFTRNDATLKIIPVDGGTAKALASSRNGKGGTWNSDGVIVYTPDSNTPLFAVSAEGGEPWQLTTLDDERGDNSHRHPFFLPDGRRFLYMARSVHGSDANMVMAGSLDGKIDEEIVQSPAAAEYVAGHLLYLRDSDLMAKPFNDEKLALSGDETKLADDLLIITGAARGVFSASGRILAFQRGKAETLSELEWLDRNGHRVGVLGDVASYYSLAISPDGSRVAVPVTDTTTGTHELWIYDVERDLRSRVTFDPGEDLAPMWSPDGSRVYFTSNRDGSLKVYRLTLRESEAPELVYGSERSVFASAISPDGQRLLLVTKGENTANDLLIFDLERGGEPGIFRATQFDEEHAVFSPGGRWVAYSSNESGRPEIYVTTSSGHGRPRQLSTDGGIWPKWIAATSEIVYQDGEGRIVTVHVRTDEEAIEIGAPTILFDGFAGTKLYQVFDVAPDGSRILHRAFFEEELPDPPTVVVNWLPDGEQG